The window TGGGGCTTATATTATTGGTATCCCTGTTCTTTTTATATTTTCTTCATACCTCTATCAATCCGGTAGATTAAGTAATATGCCAAACCGATTAACAAATAGATCAAAGAATATACAAAGGTGCTCATCCAGCTATCTGACTGTCCACCATCAATATCAATCAGAACAAAGGGAACTAAATCCAAAGTGGCATGAAGAACTATTGGAAAGTAGATTGAATGGGTGACTAAGTATAAAGTGCCAAGCGTAAAACCGATAAAATTAACTTGAATGACCTGATTAATTGTGTTGAAGGAGCTTTGGTTAAATAAATGGACTAAATGCATCGCCCCAAACAGCAGCGATGTAACAATCAAAGGAAAAATCGTTGTTTTACTAACGGATAACAAACGGGTTAAAATCAAACCACGAAACAAATATTCTTCGGAGATACCGGTTGTTATCGCTGTTAAAATATAAATAATCAGATTGCTGGGCAGGACATAGTTTTCAAACACAGAGAAAACTCCATATAGAAGATATAAATAAGCCGGCATTAATAAGAGAAGATTTCGATAAAGATTTTTAGTTGAACGAAAGATTGGCTGTTTAAAAACGAATCTATTGATTGCAATAAAAGCAAACAAACAAAAGAGTTCTAATGCGATAGTTAAAAATGAATCTTATTGGTAGGGAACAATTCCTTTGTCCATTACAAAAATATAAACCAATAGAATTGCAAGTTCGATTAGTATTAAAGATAAAATTTGCCAAAAACTTTGCTTAACCC of the Oenococcus sp. UCMA 16435 genome contains:
- a CDS encoding CPBP family intramembrane metalloprotease; its protein translation is MYILTAITTGISEEYLFRGLILTRLLSVSKTTIFPLIVTSLLFGAMHLVHLFNQSSFNTINQVIQVNFIGFTLGTLYLVTHSIYFPIVLHATLDLVPFVLIDIDGGQSDSWMSTFVYSLIYLLIGLAYYLIYRIDRGMKKI